Sequence from the Microplitis demolitor isolate Queensland-Clemson2020A chromosome 7, iyMicDemo2.1a, whole genome shotgun sequence genome:
TGGATCGGGATAAGGCGCGCCACGGAGCCGTTGGGAAAACCAAAATCCCGACGCAAACCCGGCAATCAGCGAAAAGAAGCAAGTACCAATGAGTGCACCAGTTAATGTTTGAGCTGAGTACACAACCGGCGTAACTGTTACTCCTGCAATCAATAAAATAGTTGCTTACACTATTGTTTAGGATTTATAATCGCTAGCACCCCAGATAATACTAGCATGCTACAAAAtgctgataaataaatatataaataagtaaacaataaaactaatgctgcagaatataaataaactcgaACAATTTTaccaaagaattttattttatatatttttatttatttatttatatatctataaatgtGTTGTGATGAATGAAAACTTTCACCGTGCTGTGTGTTAATGATGGTGAGTCAACAAAATGTATTTATCACACTTAGAGCCAAATGAAACAGATTACGAAAAAATTCCAATAGGACATGATAAATTGATAGctcttaattactattatgtCTATTAAATAAGTTACATAATCGATCAATCAATTAcgtcaatcaattattatatattcattaatgCGTTTTCATCAGCTCAATCATCTTActactgttattattactattattattattattattattattgatataaaatagttaataaagaACGatcaatttacaataaaaggCGAGGTTTTTTTAAGCTGGTTGGTTACCTTGAGGTTCATTAGCTCGTGGTTGAGTTCGACTGTACTGATTTTCACGATCCAATTCGATGACGATTTCATTGTCACGTTCGTCGGGCTGCTCGCCAATCCCGATTCGTGGGGGCATCACTGGAGGCACGGGCTTCGCCAAGTCCAAGTCAACATTCACTAATCGAGAGAGCAAGGGCATAACGATCATACACATGGATGATGCCaatgattgattgattttttttattttaatttaagaaacAAGAGCTAGTTATTAAGCTTTTAAGTTACACTGTAGTGTccattaataactaattattattttaattattattgctgttagatttattatttatttttcagtgttAACTTCGAAGTCTCTTGATATTGCAGAGAAACGAATAAGTGAGGAAGACAGTGATGGAAGAGAAATATGCTAGCCGAGGACTTTTATTAGGACAAGAATGAATTTAATCTAAACTGATAGATGCACGTGAGTTAGTAGACAAaagacatttaaataaaaataaaaaataaaaacaaacaagtTAAGATTATATGGTAAGTAAGTATATGTTATGAGTAAGTTTTTAGGAATATATATTGaggataaaataaagttgtaATGATATATATTGTTGTATAAGCAAGTTTAAAAAGAAGACATAGACAGTGTTGATAAATCCGGATGGTGCTGGGAGGCTGGCGATTCGCAGTGGAATCCCACAGAGAGAAAGACAGGTGGTTTGATAaagaaatgtatatatatatatacgaatttatacatatatctatttacCTTGTTGTGCTCCACATCCCTTGTGCTTTCCAATGATAATATCCTGGAATAGGGTTTTGCTGGCGTCGTTGTCGTGTAACTTAGTTGGCACAGCGACGCACAAATCCATCGTGGCATCCCAAGCGCAATGCGGATCCTGAAGTGCGACGCAGGCGACGCAGGAGTTTGCTGCTGCCGGGCTGTCGCAGTGATGAAGCGGTACTGCCCGTATCTCGGAGTCTGCGATAACGACTAATTTGCTCGCTTCACCGGCCAGATGAACCACTTGGAGGTCCTTGACAGCCTGACCTATAGACAAGAATTTAGTTGGGGTGTGAAAGCATTCAGCTCTTGTCAAGTAGACACCTAAGTAGCTGAGGAAACTCTCCTCGTCCCTGAATAGGAccaagagagagagagagggagagagagagaaagagacaAAGAGGGTTGAATACATAAGGTAGGTCAGGGGTACATGTACATCATATTCATCGTATCATATGACTTACCATATCGGAGCACTTGCACGTCACTCACTATTACTTGGCCCACTTCTGCTAATGAGTCAGGTGCTTTTGTGTTGAGAGCTTTGATAACTCGTCCATCGTctgcaattaaattaatgttaatgtCATGATATgataagaagaagaagaaggctGATTAAGGTTaagatgtatatatagatatatagatagagagagaaagagaagatATTGAATAGATGAAATTAAGTTGAATAATTCATGGAATAATAACAATCGAAGGCTTATATTACTCACCAGTTCCTATGTAAAGTATGTCATAAGTTCTGCCATCGAGAGCTTTAACTTGGGGATCAACAGCAACCCTCGTGAATCTATAATTGAAACTGACTTTGGTGAGGACAGGGAGGGTGAAGAACGACTGCACAGCGTCGTCCATTAGTGGATGGGTCTTGACAAAATTAACAGTTATGTCTGGAAGCGTTCTTGAGTCATTTACGCAAGCACCGGGACGTGGTTCTGGGACTTTTTCTGGAAGTACGCGGAGCCAGTTGCTGTTTATTGTTTCTTGTTCTTTAAATGCACCCTGGAAGACGTCGAGAACACTGCTCATTGAAAAAGCGCACACTGCTGATCCGCTAATTGAATTTACTGGTGTCGTAAAAATCCCGTAAATCAACTGATCGTGACGACCTGCGTAAAAACCCTCTGTCGGGTCACTCATTGACTCTGAAATTgtgagaaaaacaaaaaaccaAGAAGAAAATTAGTCGGGAATATTATTAATGAGGGCAAGGCGTGAGAATAAATCTATGGGAAAACTTTTCCCAGCTTTAtgctgaataaaaaattaaattcattattttaattaaaaaaattaatgcttgTTTGAGAATTTGATTTCGTAAAtgatttgtaaattatatattatttttcattataaatattatcaccGTACCGATTactttaaaagtattaaatttagcGTATATAAAGTTGTCGACGTTTCtaggtttttaaatttatataccaTCGCTACCACCAATTGTAAaactattttcataaattgacacatttaataattcaagcGAGACCCGATTATTATccattcatataaatttatgaattattatcacTTTTTGCTTTTATCATTCGGAAATTTTCccttgtaaatttaaattgtttctcAGAATTCATTTACCTCAATCGACTTTTCAATTTTAGTTTCATTTGAAACCATCAAAAGTGAAGGACCAATCGAGGGAGGAAACCAGAATAAAGGGAAGCTTAAAGCTTTACGGCTGTTTCGAAGTAATTAACGTACTACTTACTCCAGGGTGAGATACAAATTATAAgttgtttaattacaatataaaCATCAACATTTtccaatataatttttttttcttcaagttaaagttagtttattaattatttttaaaatcaattttcatcaataattatgCCATCATGGAAGTCCTGGGTTAATTAATAAGAGATTCATTAGTAAGTTtcgaggagaaaaaaaaaaaatatatatatatatatatatatatatatatatatgtaacagtaaaatttatcgTTCTTATCTTTACAGATAAATCAGCTGCATGAGTGAGTTGTGaatgtgataaatttattcacgTCACTGATGAAGAATCGAAAGTTTGAATTCCATtctattctatttaattatatatataaaattgattataaaaataaaagaaaaaaaaaatgtttgaatacGTAAAGATTTACAGTCCTGGCGCTGCATCAGCAGAAAGTTTCGAAAAGGGTAgtgaatttaatattgtttgttatttttatttttctcgtaCGTCTTCTCGATTCCATTGCCCGGAAACTTGGTTACTTTATCCCGTCACAAATGATCGATTTGTCTGTATGAAACTTTGTAAATCTAACTCTTCTGCTCCATTTCACAATATGGGTACTCGCACTTAGCTTGCAGTAGTGGCTGCTGCAGTAGTGTGCTATGGCATTGCCTCGGCGTAGATATTTTCACACAGGGTGAAAAGTTTCCGACAATTTCCAATATTCGCGTGGCGCTCAACGGTTGGCTAAACGTCAACCATGCGGCAACCGGTGAAAGGAAGAAAGAACAACTGGTGAAGTGAGAAAGAAAAGAATTCCAACCGGTGCTTTGAAAAGTTCTCACGGTGAATCAGATTTGGAAGCCCTCGCTTGCTTACTCGCTTACTTGTTCTTTCTTTCTTCctatttctttctctcttgCTCTTTTTTATATCACTCATTCTCTATTTCGCTCATTCCGAATCGCGTATTTTCACACCAAGTTGACACTTTGATGCCACGAGTAGAAAAGTTGGTGACTTTTGCGTAACAAGTTTGTGCTCAAGTGAAATCAAATGAAAAGAGGAAGCAACCGCTATGAACTAAAGAAAACTCAGCtactgaataaatatatagatatgacAATATTAATACcgatgtatttatataaaataagtttatacAAATTCACTTGGGTATGACATTTAAAGTTTCACTGATAGCACTTTTAACGTTTTCACTAATTACCAACTCTTAATTGCTTGGccctttttgaaaaattacttttccGATCGTCGACAAATCCCGTCGCCTTTAATTTAGACCTCAGTATAATTACGGATGACAAAAttactctaattaaatttaacgttCGTATtatcttcatatatttttattttatttttaactgttATATCGAAAATTCgtaaaaacacttttttaactatttaaatttaatagctttaataaagtttaatattatttttaacaatctTTAACAAACTTTAACTACATCAATTAAATTCTAGGActgttaaatttcaactctTGATATTTAAGCTCATAAAGTATTATTTCtgtaataacaatgataataaaataatgaatttctTGCTCAAGTactgataaaatagaaaaatttaaatctttaagaatttaaagtgtccttataaaaaaaaaaaaaaaaaaaaaaaatcagcagcCAATCGATATTTGACTTCTGAAGcatgctaaaaaaaaactcatctatttttttcaacccaaTTTTATTCGagttaaaatcaaatatatgtaGAGAACGTGAAGCATTTCCTGCCAGACGAATGACTCAAGTAAtgttagtttaaaataaaaactaaacaaaataaaaaaaaaaaaaatacgataaaGGGTATATGGGTTTGTCTAAAAGTacctacatatatttattcgcgcatatatgtatgtatgaatgtACATATAAATGCAATGCCCAAGTAGTCGGAGACGTGGTCTATCCCGGAGCACTCCAAGTTCTCTGGCAGAATCCGCGACCCGCATCTGGCTCCTGGCCAGCCGTCGGATATCGTGGATTTCGATTCTACGTACGGTTCGAATAGCACGCCCGGGTTTTTTACGAGCCAGCCAGCCAGCCACGACTTTAACCCGATCGAGAAACTCCAACGACGTCCCTTCCAGAGATTCCAAATACGATTTATACAAGCAAGGAGCAGAGCAAGTGGAGACTACCTCCATATCTACACTGTTGTACCCAATTCTCATGGGTAAGTCAACCGAGCCGTGAACCGAGAATCGAGAATCGAGAACCAAGAATACAAGACGCCAGGCCACGTCTAGCTAGTCTCGcttcgtttatttttacattttcactCTGCCTCTACTCGCcccatttattaatttttactaaattttaaacgcacattactcaaataattatcaccGCAAATTTGGTTATttaaccgaaaaaaaaaaaatgaacttatcatcataattatttttattattattattattatgaagtAAGATGAAAGAAAAGTAATTCCAATAAACGTTGTTGACTTACGTATTTCATTGAAGTAAAAGGGATATTCCCCTGGGACTGAGCAGTTGAGTCTAGCTTTTAGGAAGGTCGTCCATCTGTCGCTAAAGGCATGTGGACCACCTTTATCATGTTGGCACACTCTGGCTACCCGTGAATAAACCGCCTGAAAAGCGAACCATGTATATATAATGTTCGAAATGAGTTGTATGCCTGCCAGACATTTTAATCGTCATTTTAATCTAGTGATAGAACGCCAAAAAGCACCCACtcttaatatatacatatatatatagttagaGAGATCATTTATATACAACACTcgtacatataatatatacatccatatatatttatgtctaTGTATATAACAGAGGTTTATTTACAGATGCCcatatatacatgtgtatatGTTTGCATCGCGAAATAACCGCACAGTATAGTCTGAAGTAtgcttattattaatttaaataactcatAGATATTTTCCGggtttttagataaaaatatacatttaatatcTGATTTGTATTGATTTCATCTGTGTTTTATTAAAgctagtttttaaattttattagtatgtGACATGACCTACCTTTCCACAGTTCATGTACTCTACAGCTGTCTCtcgataaaagaaaaagacaTAATCTCCGTACGCGAACGAGCTAACAAAGTTCGGACCtgaaaatagataattaattcatttaaataaaagataacCCAATATTTTACTTCTAACTGTCATTTTGCTGCTCGGATAAGAATAGAGgaaacgaaataaaatatgaatttgcCTTGGATGGATTGAATATTctgttaattttaagttattttttctggGTGATAAATATACGTACCGTTTAATTGATTGAGATCTGAACGTTCTGTTCGTATT
This genomic interval carries:
- the LOC103571919 gene encoding semaphorin-1A isoform X2, whose product is MLFQFKIWALVGLLCQHALAWPQDPVPRLHIKHREVIGQRFLGNESHVEHFKLLERAPTFILIGARNAIYNISLHDLSEISDQRVQWSSSAAHREMCNLKGASEDDCQNYVRVFGRQGPNKFIACGTNAYKPQCKQFVRTNGSYVGSGESDGLGLCPYDPQHNSTAVFAGGQLYAATVADFSGGEPLIHRQKIRTERSDLNQLNGPNFVSSFAYGDYVFFFYRETAVEYMNCGKAVYSRVARVCQHDKGGPHAFSDRWTTFLKARLNCSVPGEYPFYFNEIQSMSDPTEGFYAGRHDQLIYGIFTTPVNSISGSAVCAFSMSSVLDVFQGAFKEQETINSNWLRVLPEKVPEPRPGACVNDSRTLPDITVNFVKTHPLMDDAVQSFFTLPVLTKVSFNYRFTRVAVDPQVKALDGRTYDILYIGTDDGRVIKALNTKAPDSLAEVGQVIVSDVQVLRYGQAVKDLQVVHLAGEASKLVVIADSEIRAVPLHHCDSPAAANSCVACVALQDPHCAWDATMDLCVAVPTKLHDNDASKTLFQDIIIGKHKGCGAQQGVTVTPVVYSAQTLTGALIGTCFFSLIAGFASGFWFSQRLRGAPYPDPPEQRQQLNRLTESSESPAGFNNKSINLVLNVPPKNPNGKNANSSAENKPMQKVKKTYI
- the LOC103571919 gene encoding semaphorin-1A isoform X1, which encodes MLFQFKIWALVGLLCQHALAWPQDPVPRLHIKHREVIGQRFLGNESHVEHFKLLERAPTFILIGARNAIYNISLHDLSEISDQRVQWSSSAAHREMCNLKGASEDDCQNYVRVFGRQGPNKFIACGTNAYKPQCKQFVRTNGSYVGSGESDGLGLCPYDPQHNSTAVFAGGQLYAATVADFSGGEPLIHRQKIRTERSDLNQLNGPNFVSSFAYGDYVFFFYRETAVEYMNCGKAVYSRVARVCQHDKGGPHAFSDRWTTFLKARLNCSVPGEYPFYFNEIQSMSDPTEGFYAGRHDQLIYGIFTTPVNSISGSAVCAFSMSSVLDVFQGAFKEQETINSNWLRVLPEKVPEPRPGACVNDSRTLPDITVNFVKTHPLMDDAVQSFFTLPVLTKVSFNYRFTRVAVDPQVKALDGRTYDILYIGTDDGRVIKALNTKAPDSLAEVGQVIVSDVQVLRYGQAVKDLQVVHLAGEASKLVVIADSEIRAVPLHHCDSPAAANSCVACVALQDPHCAWDATMDLCVAVPTKLHDNDASKTLFQDIIIGKHKGCGAQQVNVDLDLAKPVPPVMPPRIGIGEQPDERDNEIVIELDRENQYSRTQPRANEPQGVTVTPVVYSAQTLTGALIGTCFFSLIAGFASGFWFSQRLRGAPYPDPPEQRQQLNRLTESSESPAGFNNKSINLVLNVPPKNPNGKNANSSAENKPMQKVKKTYI